The Brassica napus cultivar Da-Ae unplaced genomic scaffold, Da-Ae ScsIHWf_1384;HRSCAF=1964, whole genome shotgun sequence genome includes the window AGTGCTAATGTTTAATATGTTGAGTGATGCATGTTCTAGGACTAGTATTTTTGGTGCAAGTTGGTTAATAATGTTAGGAGTCATGTGGACATGCATGACCATCCTCACTGAATGACTGTGTGTTATTCCCCCTCTTCCCCTtttcccctttcaggtgaggAGTGAAGGTTCACAGCAAGTCTTGTCGGGTGCTGgttttaaaaatgagttttacttatgttttatttCAGATATAACTACGTTGGTTTGACTTTGCGAATTATGCGGTTTTGATTTCATGTTAAGATGTTTCTTTAAGAATAAAGATggatttttatgaaatatatttattaagttgGTTAGTTTTGAAAGACGGGTGTTACAATTTTGGTATCAAAGCTAGTTCTATCCCGGTTCCGACCTGGGATGGCGGTCAATAAATCAGTTTCCAATGTTTTAAGGTTTTTATGGGGTTTTgggatattaaaaaaaaaaaaaaaaaaaaaaaaatgcaccgCCGACTCCGCATTTGAACCTCAAAGTCCTTAATCCTTTGTTGAGCTGTCCTAAATGTTTTGTATTAGGGCAAAGTATGGCTCGAGGTGGAACTAGAAGAGGTGGAGCTAGAAGAGGCAGAGGACGTGGAGCTCACCTAGGGAAAACTGTTGAAATGACTGCAGAGAGTACTCATAACGGAGGTCAAGCACCAATTCAAGGAGTGGATCCGACAGTGATCACAGCAGCATTGGTTGAAGGACTCAGACAGTTGTTTGGACAACAAATTCCATCAATACCAGTAGGCGGACAGATGCCTGGTGTGGCTGCGGCTCAGGCTCAAGGTGCACCACCACCACCTGTAATTCCACCACCTCCACCGCCAGTACAGATGCCAAATCAGGATCTGAGGCATGACTACTGGAAAGTGTTGAAGCTGATGAGAGAAATGGGAACTACAACTTTCAATGGTGAAACTGATCCAGTTGTAGCTGACAATTGGAAGAAGCAGCTGGAGCGTAACTTCGGAAATGTTCGCTGCCCACCAGAGTATAAGGTAGAGTTAGCTACAAGCTTTCTTTTGGGTGAAGCTCAGATTTGGTGGGATGAATTTGTTAGGGGAGGTCAGCCAGGCTACATTGTTCCTTGGACTACATTCCGAGAAGAGTTTGATAGGAAGTATTTTCCGCAAGAGGCTTTGGACCAGTTGGAAATGGAGTTTCTGTCACTCACTCAGGAGAAACCGATCAGTGAGGGACTATGAGCGAGAGTTCAACAGACTTAAAAGGTTCGCTGGGATGATGGGGTTGAGACTGGATATCAGCAAGATTTGTCAGATTCGTGACTATGGAAGTCTCATTGACTTGGTGGAAAGAGCTTCATTGACTGAGCGCAATATTGAAGAGGAAAACAAACTGACCAAGAGTGCACCGCAAAAATCTGCTCGAACAACAGAACCAGTGAGACATCAGCAAGATAGTCGGGGAGTTATTGCTGGAAGGGACAAGGGAGCAGCATGCAGCCGGTGTGGAAAGAATCATAGCGGAACTTGCATGAGTTCTACAGGGTTATGCTACAATTGCGGCCAGCCTGGACACACAAAGGCGACTTGTAGGAAGTTTATGGGCACATGCAATTCTTGTGGAAAAGTAGGTCATCGTGCTAAAGACTGCAGGGTGAGACAGCATGGTCAGATCATCGGCAATCAAAACAGGGAACAGTTGCCTCCGCCTCCAAAGAGACAGACAGTAGCTCCCCGTGCTTATGTAGCAGGAGATCATGAGGGCAACGAGCCAATCGCGGGTATGTTTACCTTACCATCTTTCCCTTAAACCAGATGTTGTGCTGCATGTGAAGTGTTTTAGCTACCTTCTTATTGAGTATGACTtggataaatataaaaataatgtagGATCTATCTCTGTTGGAGATGTCGCTGCATACACATTGTTTGATAgtggggctacacatagttttgtgagccCAAAACTAGTAAAGTGTTGGCACTTTAAGGGAAAAGTTCGCAATAAAGAATGGAAAGTCGAAACCGCAGGAGATGAACCGATGAAATCTTCAAGGACTTTCAAGGATGTTCTGATTATAATTGAAGGTGTTGTACTTCTCGGAAATCTTGTGGAGATGAAGTTGGGTCGTTATGATGTTATACTCGGAATGGATTGGTTAAAACAACACGACGCGTTATTAGATTGCCGAAAGACACGGATTACCTTTTCAGGACCAGAAGGAAGAATGAGTTACCAGGGGCTTAAGCTTCAGAGTGGAATTCCAATTATCTCAATGATTCAAGCAGAAGAGTTGCTAGCAAAGGGAAACGAAGCTTACCTTGCCACAATAACTATGGAGGGGGGGCGAAGTAGATGCAGAGCTAGACACTATTCCAGTCGTAGCTGAATACAAAGACGTTTTTTGAATCATTAAAAGGGCCACCACCATCAAGGGGAGATGCTTTCACCATTGAGATAGAGCCAAGAGTTGCTCCAGTATCTAAAGCGCCCTATCGTTTAGCTCCCGCAGAGATGGCAGAGTTGAAAAGGCAACTTGAGGATTTAACAGACAAAGGGTTCATCCGACCAAGTAGTTCGCCATTGGGAGCACCAGttctatttgttaagaaaaaggatggaaGTTTCCGACTTTGTATTGACTATCGGTGATTGAATAAGGTCACAATTAAGAACAAGTACCCGCTGCCACGCATTGACGAGCTGTTAGACCAACTTCAAGGAGCTTCGTGGTTCTCAGAGATTGATTTAGCATCTGGCTATCATCAGATATCCATAGCAGAGGAGGATGTGAGAAAGACGGCTTTCCGGACACGTTATGGACATTAtgagttcgtagtgatgccaTTTGGGCTAACTAATGCGCCAGCAGCCTTTATGAAATTGATGAACAATGTGTTTCGAGAGTACTTGGATAAATGTGTAATTGTGTTCATTGATGACATCCTGGTTTACTCAAGGACAAAAGAAGAGCATGAGTGGCATCTACGCGTGGTGATGAACAAGTTGCGAGAACATCAGCTATTCGCTAAGTTGAGCAAGTGTAGCTTTTGGCAAAGGAAAATTGGATTTTTGGGGCATGTGGTTTCAGAAGAAGGAGTGGCTGTGGATCCTGAAAAAGTCACATCAATCATTAATTGGCCTACACCTAAAAGTGCCACAGAGGTGCGTAGCTTTCTCGGGTTAGCTGGTTACTATCGGAAATTTGTAAAAGGATTTGCTAGCTTATCTAAGCCAATGACTCAACTAACGGGAAAGGGAGTAAAGTTTGAATGGTCGGAGCAGTGTGTGGAGAGCTTTAAGAAACTGAAAgagcatttgaccaaaactccAGTGTTGGTATTACCAAGGACAGGAGTACCATATGTGGTTTACACCTACGCTTCAGGGACAAGATTAGGATGTGTGCTCATGCAAGAAGATAAGGTAATTGCTTATGCCTCAAGACAACTACGAAAGCATGAGGTTAACTATCCTACTCATGATCTGGAGCTTGCAGCAGTGGTTTTTGCTTTGAAAATATGGCGTTGTTACCTATATGGAGAAAAAGTTCAGATATTCACTGatcataagagcttgaagtatGTGTTCACTCAAAGCGATTTAAATCTAAGGCAAAGAAGGTGGATGGAGAAAATGGCAGATTATGACTTGGAGATAACATACCACCCAGGAAAAGCTAATCATGTTGCAGACGCCTTAAGTAGGAGGAGGAGCGATGTAGCAAGCATCAAAGATATGCAAGAACTGACATCAACTTTAGCTACCTTAAGTCTGTGTGCGGTAACTGTTGAAGAGGATAATGCTGGACTAGAGGCAATAGACCGAGCTGATTTGTTATGGAGAGTTAGAGAAGCACAGAAAACTGATGTAGAATTACAGAAGGTTTTGGAAGCTGGGGTGATTGGATATCGTGTAACAGATAATGGGACAGTTTTATACCGAAATCGTGTGTGCGTACCAGTGGATAAAGGTCTAAGAGATGAGATCTTACTTCATGCCCATCAATCAAGATTTTCGATACATCCAGGAAGTAACAAAATGTATCAGGATTTAAAAAGGTATTATCATTGGAGTGGGATGAAAAAGGAGGTCGCCAACTATGTAGCGCAATGTTCAATTTGTCAAATGGTAAAAGCTGAGCGTGGTTTACCAAGTGGGTTGTTACAGAGTTTACCTTTACCAGAGTGGAAATGGGATATGATTACTATGGATTTTGTCACTGGTTTGCCAAGAACGACGGGTGGCAAGGATGCCATATGGGTAATAGTGGACAGACTCACAAAATCGGCTCACTTCTTGGCTATCAAAAAGACTGATGGAGTTAATGTGTTAGCAGAAAAATATCTCCAAGAGATAGTCAAGCTACATGGTATACCAGTGAGTATTGTATCTGATCGCGACCCAAGATTCACATCAATGTTTTGGCAGGCTTTCCAGAAAGCATTGGGTACTAAAGTTCATTTGAGTACTGCATACCACCCACAAACGGATGGACAATCAGAACGTACCATACAAACGCTAGAAGATATGCTGAGAGCGTGTATGTTGGATTGGGAGATAAGTTGGATGCGTTATTTACCATTGGCTGAGTTTGCATACAACAATAGTTACCACTCTAGCATAGGGATGGCACCCTATGAGGCTCTGTATGGACGTCCATGTCGCACACCCTTATGTTGGACCGAAGTGGGAGAGCGACGAGATTTAGAACCAGAGATTGTTCAAGAGTCAGAGGCTCAAGTGGCTTTAATTCGGGATAAGCTTAAAGAAGCTCATGAGCGCCAGAAAAGTTATGTAGACAAGAGAAGAAAAGATTTGGAGTTTGAAGTTGGAGATGCAG containing:
- the LOC125597192 gene encoding uncharacterized protein LOC125597192, with amino-acid sequence MGLRLDISKICQIRDYGSLIDLVERASLTERNIEEENKLTKSAPQKSARTTEPVRHQQDSRGVIAGRDKGAACSRCGKNHSGTCMSSTGLCYNCGQPGHTKATCRKFMGTCNSCGKVGHRAKDCRVRQHGQIIGNQNREQLPPPPKRQTVAPRAYVAGDHEGNEPIAGSISVGDVAAYTLFDSGATHSFVSPKLVKCWHFKGKVRNKEWKVETAGDEPMKSSRTFKDVLIIIEGVVLLGNLVEMKLGRYDVILGMDWLKQHDALLDCRKTRITFSGPEGRMSYQGLKLQSGIPIISMIQAEELLAKGNEAYLATITMEGGRSRCRARHYSSRS